One window of the Benincasa hispida cultivar B227 chromosome 3, ASM972705v1, whole genome shotgun sequence genome contains the following:
- the LOC120074689 gene encoding aluminum-activated malate transporter 8-like, producing the protein MGSDEQKVGIMGSCKRKLISVMERTNKLGRDDPRRIIHSLKVGLALTFVSLLYYWRPLYDGFGIAAIWAVLTVVVIFEFTVGATLSKGLNRGLGTLLAGALGVGAQHFASLFGQTGEPIVLGTFVFLLAAASTFSRFFPRIKARYDYGVLIFILTFSLVSVSGYRVEKILELAHQRLSTILIGGATCIFISLFICPVWAGESLHNNIASNIEKLANYLEGFGGEYFQYEDEENNVIIVEDSKHNKLSSLQAYKTVLTSQSSEESLANFASWEPKHGKFSFRHPWKQYLKIGSLTRQCAYQIESLNGYVNPTDIQVAIQFRRRIEESCKAISSESGKALRILASSIKTMTNPSSSSKTHIENARTAIDELKNTLKSGYLESSDLLGVIPDATVCCILIDIVKSVEKISEAIEELGRSANFKSAEATVSPEKSSQLVHRGIMNPVSDGECGDHVVIRVDDNNEADQIVGKSQANLEVKATRKLGEIIVCK; encoded by the exons atggGAAGTGATGAACAAAAAGTTGGGATTATGGGTTCTTGCAAAAGGAAGCTTATTAGTGTTATGGAGAGGACAAATAAACTTGGAAGAGATGATCCAAGAAGGATTATTCACTCTTTGAAAGTTGGTTTGGCTCTTACATTTGTTTCCTTGTTGTATTATTGGAGGCCTCTCTATGATGGTTTTGGTATTGCAGCCATTTGGGCTGTTCTCACCGTCGTCGTCATTTTCGAATTTACCGTAG gTGCAACACTATCAAAAGGTCTAAATAGAGGACTTGGAACACTTCTTGCTGGAGCCTTAGGAGTGGGAGCTCAACATTTTGCCAGCCTTTTTGGCCAAACAGGAGAACCCATAGTTCTTGGCACTTTTGTTTTCTTGCttg CTGCTGCATCAACGTTTTCTCGATTCTTTCCACGGATCAAGGCACGATATGATTACGGGGTTTTGATTTTCATTCTAACCTTTAGTTTGGTATCCGTTTCGGGGTACCGAGTCGAGAAAATCTTGGAGTTAGCACATCAAAGATTATCCACCATATTGATTGGTGGAGCAACATGCATCTTTATTTCCCTATTTATATGTCCAGTTTGGGCTGGTGAATCCCTTCATAACAATATTGCCTCTAATATTGAAAAGTTGGCAAACTACCTTGAAG GATTTGGAGGTGAATATTTTCAATATGAGGATGAAGAGAATAATGTTATTATTGTTGAAGACTCAAAACACAACAAATTATCATCCCTTCAAGCTTATAAAACAGTGCTCACTTCACAGTCCTCAGAAGAATCTttg GCAAATTTTGCATCATGGGAACCTAAACATGGAAAATTCTCATTTCGTCATCCATGGAAACAATACTTGAAAATTGGATCACTCACTCGTCAATGTGCATATCAAATTGAATCCCTTAATGGCTATGTCAACCCAACTGATATCCAA gTTGCGATTCAATTTCGAAGAAGAATAGAGGAATCATGCAAGGCCATAAGCTCAGAATCCGGCAAAGCTCTACGGATATTAGCTTCATCCATCAAAACAATGACAAATCCATCTTCTTCAAGCAAAACCCACATTGAAAATGCCAGGACAGCCATTGATGAGCTTAAGAACACACTCAAAAGTGGATATTTGGAGAGCTCAGACCTATTGGGAGTCATACCAGATGCAACAGTTTGTTGTATATTGATTGACATTGTGAAATCCGTTGAGAAGATATCGGAAGCCATCGAGGAACTCGGTCGGTCGGCGAACTTCAAAAGCGCGGAG GCAACAGTTTCACCAGAGAAGTCGTCGCAGTTGGTTCACAGAGGGATCATGAACCCAGTGTCCGACGGCGAGTGTGGAGATCATGTTGTAATTAGGGTGGATGATAATAATGAAGCAGATCAAATAGTTGGTAAGAGTCAAGCTAATTTGGAGGTGAAGGCAACAAGAAAATTAGGGGAAATAATAGTTTGTAAATAG